ctcctctcctctcctctcctctcctctcctctcctctcctctcctctcctctcctctcctctcctctcctctcctctcttctcctctcctctctcacctcccacctctctcttctctcctctctcttctctcctctctcctctctctcttcttttcctttctctatatgagatgcactcctctctcttctcttcttttcctttctttacttgaGATGCACCAAGTATGAACCTGTATTTAAAAGAAgcagaaattatatatgtatttataccatATTAAATCCCACTTATAATTGAATGCTGTACTTATTTTTCTCAACAGGGATCCATAAAACCCACTCTTGAAAGAAGGGGAGTGAATGGCCTCTTCAGGACAATTTTTGGGCCCAAGAAACTAAAGGCAGAATTGGTAGATGAGAGAAACCTTCTTTTTGCAATTGCTCAGTGTAAGTATCCTTTCATAATCTGAATAgtggttcttttctttttaccggTACCTTTTTTCCCTCATGACTTGTTAACCCTCTCATTCACTTGTTACCTAGCTGCTAAATAGGCGTAGGTTTTCAAATTTCACTAAAGTTTCTATCATGCTAGTactcttttattttcaattttgccTTTTCGTATGCATCGCATGCATGCGAAGAACCTTGTAGATGACAATGGGTATgactttttgttttcttgatttcCTTCTAGCTACTAGATTGCTCTTACTAACAGATAGAATAAAAGAAGTTCATGAAAACATGACCTATTATCATGGCATTTTTTCTGATATATCTTTAAAGTAATGTAATATGTATGAGGATGCTCATGTAATTCCTGACACCAAACTTTTTTATTTACATGATTCTTTGCCAGTCTGAATGGGCTAGGCTGTACAGAAAGTTCTCAGGGAAACAGGAAAATTGCTTGTGATAAGACCTTCTGGCAAGTTTTGATATTTGCCAATTGAAGAGCTAAATTTTATGCACCAgataatgtgaatatataacctctctaatAGGGATTTGAACCCttaccgccattgcaaggaacttgcaagacggtcactctaaccactgatatacaacccactaaaaggagtgtgcaactaggagctatctagcatccatagacattacctatctactcatatacatgagtaaggattgcGAAGTTTTACATACATACCcagtgggcactcggtatatatagcaAGAGCACTTCAAATCCCAAATCCCAAAttctgaggtgtattcaatgaaagatggttCAAATCCttattggagaggttatatattcctGATATCAATGTGTTATGACATTATTCCATCGTTCACCAGATAATGTATAACTCAAATACAGTGAGTGTCAGGAAAGTGGAAAGTTGATAAAGTTACCATATAAAAGAATAGAATGTGTATTtggttgtatttatatttatctagatGCATTATTAATAAGACTTGCCAAACCATACTAGACATATTATAGGACATTGCATACTTCCCCTTCATAATGAAAGAGTAGTGTGAAAAAATCTTGTCAATTTTTTATCCTTGTGAATAGAACTGTGCACATTCAGGGAACAGGTTTTATCACAACAAATAGGGCTTTATGGGGTTAATTAGAAATTGTGTTATTTTCAATGTGTTTAGGTTAAAGTATTATTAGATTAGATATATTTGAACGATTCCATGTAAAGATTCATGGACtctataatagataaaaagagaggtacgtaattagaataaaataaataagtcaaAGACTGTAGCTATGTCTGTTTtagttattatatctattattttcatttctatcttggTTATAATTGTCATCTCATTGTAATAAAACAGTAAATAATTGACACAAAGGTTAACCCATTGTCACCAGGAACATGTAATGTCCACTGTACTTTTGGTTTGTGAGTTGTCTGCACACCTGTCGCTCCACAGATGCCCAACCACCGAAGAGTCAATTAGTAGCTCACATGACCTCATCTGATTTCATCTTTCTATGaatttacataaaaatattttttctgatgctgttgttgttgttattaccattaacattatgattattcccTCTACAAAGAAGGATATGTTTTGGGCACGGTTGTTTGTTCCTTGGTTAGCAGGAGAATTAAAAAAGATTTTTCAGAAAATTatactagaggtgtgtcttagcctaacttagatgctatTAAGTTATAATAGTgatccggatattatttgttttgattgttagcaggataactcaaaagttataaacattataaggaAAAAtttgccagaggtgtgtcttagcctaacttaggttccattaaattttagtggtgatccagattgtgatccagatccaggaataTTTGAATGATTGCATCATTACCCCTATTACCTTGCCTCTGCCAAGAAGATTATGTTTATGGATATCACCTgtttacttgagaaaggtgatttgatgtaattcttatgagtgtgaacatttttattgtatcagtgaccttattgccttggtggaggtatacgctctctgagtgcttctagttaagaTTTTATTTGCACTGCTAACAGCAATAAAAGattgatgaatattattataaaagatagaaatgaatctctgaaattcaagaaaaaaataaacaaatgagctAGGTAGGACAAGCAATCAACTCCATGGTGACCAAGTACTAGACTAAAATTACAGTGGACATGCATTGTATGTATATGCCATCTCTGTTGGTACTGAGTGACAGCCAAAATAAATTATATGCAATGAAGAAGGAGGACTGGGATATATTTTATTTGAAATTGTTATCTTGTTATCTTCTCTTGTAGTAATTCCTTTTCCATCACATTACAGGTCAATTTGACAACAGTGAGCCAATTCACCTTCAGATTTTGCAGACAGTGTACAAGGTTCTAACAGGCACCAAGATAGACTGCCCACGCTTTGGCAGTCACTGGGATGTCATTGGTTTTCAGGTGAGACATCATTTGTAAGGGGAATGAAAAAACGACcttgtttttttgcatttttacttcaagggattttttctttcaataaggaagaaaagttgtgaagggaaaataaaggataGCATAATTTTCATGTTGCACTCGAGATGAAGAGTGAATATTCCAGTGTACAGtgaagaatgggaaaaggaagagtCAGTCCACAGTTTGTAATTTCTTAGCAACAGATAAGGAAAAGAtgacagaagagggaaaggaatacaATAACTTGATCAGATgaaatgaatgtgtacatttcttTGTTGCAACTTTGTTTACAGGGTGTGGATCCAGCAACAGATCTCCGAGGCGTTGGCTTACTAGGCTTGGTTCATGCTCTTCATTTATTAACCTATGAAGCAGTACTACCACTGGCGAGGGACATATTTCGTCTAAGTCATGACCAGCACTCCCAGTTTCCATTCATGGTGCTTTCCATCAACGTAACTCGCATATCATTGCAAACCCTCCGGGAAGGTCATCTTAACAAGTGAGTATAGCTTGTATTCTGTAATTTATGAATGTATTTTGGAAAGTTTTGTGTTGTGTATAATGATTACTGTATTTATGTTGTATTAATGGAAGTAGGATAAGAAGAAAGTTTCACAAAATGGCTGGcactttatatttgttttttaccaTTGATTGGATGATAATCAAATTAACAGTTTTGCATTAAGTTTAGAAACACGTGtaatgaaagaatgaagaagttaatgtttaaaaggaagaaaaaagatggtAAAGATGGTATGAGAAGGGAGAGCAAAAAGTAGATGGAAAGACTGcataagagaggaaatgaagaagataaaataatTGAATAATTTAGTAACAAATATGTTTGTCACTGATATTAATGtcatttatacatttgtttattgttcttatttctcAGGGAGTGTAATAGCCGTGGCAATGTAAGACATGTCCTGAACGAGTATTTCACAGCTGTTATGTTCCATATTTATTGGATATGGAAAACAGAATGCAAAACCATAAAGGATTCAGGTTTTCTGATAAAAGGTAAGattaattttcctttccttcttgtctGTGTTATTTTAAACCATGTAATTgattttatgatttatgattaatagccattaatatt
The sequence above is a segment of the Penaeus vannamei isolate JL-2024 chromosome 31, ASM4276789v1, whole genome shotgun sequence genome. Coding sequences within it:
- the LOC113812879 gene encoding ELMO domain-containing protein 3; translation: MMLETLQQKDPPSEFVDIAERNRKNESLGMNCGERVSQVEDYAAAQEEWEAVQCVEPILRSPYKEDLHKSPKKFINGSSSSPAKSPSMSPQALAPNVRITPHTDFDEVWDFFTRQDMSHVMGSIKPTLERRGVNGLFRTIFGPKKLKAELVDERNLLFAIAQCQFDNSEPIHLQILQTVYKVLTGTKIDCPRFGSHWDVIGFQGVDPATDLRGVGLLGLVHALHLLTYEAVLPLARDIFRLSHDQHSQFPFMVLSINVTRISLQTLREGHLNKECNSRGNVRHVLNEYFTAVMFHIYWIWKTECKTIKDSGFLIKDAEAYCKRNVKTVLQKLQAQLRKYSHQEAEML